In one Chitinophaga sancti genomic region, the following are encoded:
- a CDS encoding TenA family protein, with translation MRWSERAWQRTAHIYDTIITMPFIKELVDGTLPIEKFKFYISQDALYLEQFGRALSLIAARAYTVEQVLQYTRFAEGAIVVENALHAAYFRQYDITEKVSVSPSCHHYTGFLLSTCALAPVEVAMAAVLPCFWIYKKVGDYIYAQQTAADHPYRNWIDTYAGEAFGELVKKAIDFCDAVATPAQEEAMHAAYEKACRLEFMFWDSAYRQEKWTV, from the coding sequence ATGAGATGGAGTGAAAGAGCCTGGCAGCGAACTGCCCATATTTATGATACGATCATCACGATGCCGTTTATCAAAGAACTGGTAGATGGTACATTGCCCATAGAGAAATTCAAGTTTTATATATCGCAGGATGCATTGTACCTCGAACAATTCGGGCGTGCATTGTCGCTGATTGCAGCAAGAGCGTATACAGTAGAGCAGGTATTGCAGTATACCCGTTTTGCAGAAGGCGCTATTGTAGTGGAGAATGCCTTACATGCTGCTTACTTTAGGCAATACGATATAACAGAAAAGGTGAGTGTTTCTCCTTCCTGTCATCATTATACTGGTTTCTTACTGAGCACTTGTGCATTGGCGCCGGTAGAAGTAGCCATGGCAGCAGTACTGCCTTGTTTCTGGATTTATAAGAAAGTAGGGGATTATATTTATGCGCAGCAAACGGCGGCAGATCATCCTTATCGGAACTGGATAGATACTTATGCTGGAGAGGCCTTTGGTGAGCTGGTAAAAAAGGCGATAGACTTTTGTGATGCTGTGGCTACACCTGCGCAGGAGGAGGCGATGCATGCGGCCTATGAGAAAGCCTGCAGGCTGGAGTTTATGTTTTGGGATAGCGCATACAGGCAGGAAAAATGGACTGTTTAG
- the pxpB gene encoding 5-oxoprolinase subunit PxpB: MNTDYTINPLGDHSLIIEWSQEISAAVHDKVMNVYNHLITMQLPYILDIIPAYASLTIVYDILLVRREQNSNAFTTIQSLIAPALTAPLVHREQHIRHLEIPVCYDPSLGLDLAAMAAQKGISEADIIDLHTSQTYTVYMLGFLPGFPYMGKVDDRLATPRQKKPRVNISAGSVGIAGGQTGIYPLSSPGGWNIIGRTPVKMFDASLDSPCYCHPGDEVKFIPISLREFHKMI; this comes from the coding sequence ATGAATACGGATTATACTATCAACCCGTTAGGCGATCATTCCCTGATCATAGAATGGTCACAGGAGATCTCAGCTGCGGTTCACGACAAGGTCATGAACGTGTATAATCACCTGATTACCATGCAGCTGCCATACATTCTTGATATCATTCCTGCTTACGCCTCTCTTACAATCGTATATGATATACTGTTAGTACGCCGTGAACAAAATAGTAATGCTTTTACGACCATTCAGTCATTAATAGCACCGGCACTGACAGCACCGCTTGTACACAGAGAACAGCACATTCGTCATTTAGAGATTCCTGTTTGCTATGATCCATCCTTAGGTCTGGATCTGGCTGCAATGGCGGCTCAGAAAGGCATCAGCGAAGCAGACATCATCGACCTGCACACTTCACAAACATATACCGTCTACATGCTGGGTTTCCTCCCGGGTTTCCCTTATATGGGCAAGGTAGACGATCGCCTGGCTACGCCAAGGCAAAAAAAGCCCCGCGTAAACATTTCGGCGGGCAGTGTCGGCATTGCCGGGGGGCAAACCGGCATCTACCCATTATCATCTCCAGGGGGCTGGAACATCATCGGACGAACACCTGTGAAAATGTTTGACGCATCACTGGATTCCCCCTGCTATTGTCATCCCGGCGATGAGGTTAAATTCATACCTATCTCGCTGCGTGAATTCCATAAAATGATATAA
- a CDS encoding patatin-like phospholipase family protein yields MNASTRPFVLSGGGARGYAHLGVLKAFAEHQITPSAIAATSAGSIAAAFICDGYTTDEVREIFQHNKIGLSMEWRNWRTGLLSLKTVEKVLTQTLRHKNFEDLTTPLYIAATDFNSGKQMIFDKGSIIPAVLAASSIPLLFQPIVIDGIPYVDGGLTGNLPAEPLLEKYVDIIGVHVNPLTEYHPENGYLANIDRTLHLAIREPVLKNKAHCKEFIEPAGLGKFGMFDFKHFDDIYNIGLEYTRQLMQQK; encoded by the coding sequence ATGAATGCATCTACGCGGCCCTTTGTATTATCAGGCGGGGGAGCCAGGGGCTATGCTCACCTGGGAGTACTGAAAGCTTTTGCCGAACACCAAATTACACCATCTGCTATTGCTGCTACAAGTGCCGGTTCTATAGCGGCTGCTTTTATCTGTGACGGGTATACGACAGATGAGGTGAGGGAGATATTCCAGCACAACAAGATCGGGCTTTCAATGGAGTGGCGTAACTGGCGTACAGGTTTGCTCTCGCTGAAAACGGTAGAGAAGGTGTTGACGCAAACCCTGCGGCACAAGAACTTTGAAGATTTAACAACGCCTTTATATATAGCGGCTACCGACTTCAACAGCGGTAAGCAGATGATCTTTGACAAGGGGTCTATCATCCCTGCCGTCTTAGCGGCATCTTCTATTCCTTTATTGTTTCAGCCAATTGTGATAGATGGGATCCCTTATGTAGATGGGGGATTGACGGGCAATCTGCCGGCAGAACCTTTGCTGGAAAAATATGTGGATATCATAGGAGTACATGTGAATCCGCTGACAGAATATCATCCTGAAAATGGTTATCTGGCTAATATAGATCGTACCTTACACCTGGCCATCCGGGAACCGGTGTTGAAAAATAAAGCACATTGTAAGGAGTTCATAGAACCAGCAGGTTTGGGCAAATTTGGGATGTTTGATTTTAAGCACTTTGACGATATTTATAACATTGGCCTGGAGTATACCCGTCAACTAATGCAACAGAAATAA
- a CDS encoding GH92 family glycosyl hydrolase, with amino-acid sequence MRLFVSITAIVCLFQGNVNAQTSDLLRYVQPLSGTAASTTASSRKHGSGTESYANTIPAVGLPFGMTQWTPQTNTTENKCFPPYTYKDSLLTGFRGTHWLSGSCTQDYGSFTIMPIVGHFTAEYATPFSHDKEISTPAYYKLTLPGVTTEITATARCSMIQFSMEKTDSLYLLLTPNSDRKEGVVNIHSYRREISGYNPVHRIYQGWGEPAGFCGYFVMQIETMATVAKPGYAAFYLQKGEKVRVRIGTSFTSIDNARKNLEAEIPEWDFDALKAKNEAVWNTALNQIQVQTQKEIDKRIFYTAFYHAMQHPRLFNDVDGSYPRFAGDYQNEKISKGNYYDDYSMWDIYRAQLPLFEILQPKLVNDLANSLVLKGQQGGWLPIFPCWNSYTAAMIGDHATAFIASAFNKGIKDYDVNAAYTLMRKNAFEMSAGADYKNGKGRRSLDTYMKYGYIPMEDSVPMAFHKKEQVSRTLEYAYDDYALSTVAQALGKTDDYNILAKRAQNYNNVIDPNMGMARGKYADGSWYSPFNGDKKEPYITEGTPRQYTFYVPQDVTGLAKKINLKMALDSLFAKDEYWHGNEPGHQIPFMYNFTASPEKTTQVVHKILAEEYADGPGGLSGNDDAGQMSAWYMFAAMGFYPVDPVSNNYELCTPIFERVTILLPDNKKFQLKAIRKGNRRSMLFNGKELKGHAITYEQIMQGGELVFFY; translated from the coding sequence ATGCGCTTATTTGTATCAATAACGGCTATTGTCTGCCTGTTCCAAGGGAACGTGAATGCACAAACATCAGATCTCCTTCGTTATGTTCAGCCACTTTCCGGCACGGCAGCCAGCACAACGGCTTCTTCCCGAAAACATGGCAGCGGCACTGAATCCTATGCCAACACCATTCCGGCTGTAGGCCTGCCTTTTGGTATGACGCAATGGACGCCTCAAACAAACACTACAGAAAACAAATGTTTTCCTCCCTATACTTACAAAGACAGCCTCCTGACCGGTTTTAGAGGTACTCACTGGCTAAGTGGTTCCTGTACGCAGGACTATGGCAGTTTTACCATTATGCCTATCGTAGGGCATTTTACCGCCGAATATGCTACTCCTTTCTCCCACGACAAAGAAATCAGTACACCTGCTTATTATAAACTGACGCTCCCCGGTGTGACTACCGAAATCACCGCCACTGCCAGGTGTAGTATGATCCAGTTCTCCATGGAGAAAACGGATAGCCTCTACCTGTTACTGACGCCAAATAGTGACAGAAAAGAAGGCGTGGTGAATATTCATTCCTACAGACGCGAAATTTCAGGTTACAATCCTGTACATCGTATTTACCAGGGATGGGGTGAACCGGCAGGATTCTGCGGTTATTTTGTGATGCAGATTGAAACCATGGCCACTGTTGCTAAACCGGGTTATGCCGCTTTCTACCTGCAAAAAGGCGAAAAGGTGAGAGTGCGGATCGGCACTTCTTTTACCAGCATTGACAATGCCCGTAAAAACCTGGAAGCTGAAATACCCGAATGGGATTTTGATGCCCTGAAAGCAAAGAACGAAGCTGTGTGGAATACAGCCCTGAACCAGATACAGGTACAAACACAGAAAGAAATAGATAAACGCATTTTCTATACTGCTTTCTATCACGCCATGCAGCATCCCCGATTGTTCAATGATGTAGATGGCAGTTATCCACGCTTTGCAGGCGATTATCAGAATGAAAAGATCAGCAAAGGCAATTATTACGATGATTATTCCATGTGGGATATTTACAGGGCACAGTTGCCGCTGTTTGAAATACTACAACCCAAACTGGTGAATGACTTAGCCAACTCCTTAGTATTAAAAGGACAGCAAGGCGGATGGTTACCGATTTTCCCCTGCTGGAATAGTTATACCGCTGCCATGATCGGCGATCACGCGACCGCCTTTATTGCATCGGCATTTAACAAAGGGATCAAAGATTATGATGTGAATGCAGCTTATACACTGATGCGCAAGAATGCTTTTGAAATGTCTGCAGGTGCTGATTATAAGAATGGGAAAGGCAGAAGATCCCTGGATACTTATATGAAATATGGATACATTCCGATGGAAGATAGTGTGCCCATGGCCTTTCATAAAAAAGAACAGGTAAGCCGGACCCTGGAATATGCGTATGATGACTATGCATTGTCTACCGTAGCCCAGGCTTTGGGTAAAACAGATGATTACAACATCCTGGCAAAACGCGCTCAGAACTATAATAATGTCATTGATCCCAACATGGGTATGGCCAGGGGTAAATATGCAGATGGTAGCTGGTATTCACCTTTCAATGGGGATAAGAAAGAACCTTATATCACTGAAGGTACACCCAGACAATACACATTCTATGTACCACAGGATGTAACTGGCCTGGCGAAAAAGATCAATCTTAAAATGGCATTGGATAGCCTGTTTGCTAAGGATGAATACTGGCATGGTAATGAACCAGGGCATCAGATCCCTTTTATGTACAATTTCACTGCTAGTCCTGAAAAGACGACACAGGTCGTACATAAAATCCTGGCAGAAGAATATGCTGATGGCCCGGGCGGTTTGAGTGGGAATGATGATGCGGGCCAGATGTCTGCCTGGTATATGTTTGCTGCAATGGGTTTTTATCCTGTAGACCCGGTGAGTAATAATTATGAGTTGTGCACACCTATTTTTGAGCGTGTTACTATTTTATTGCCTGACAATAAAAAATTCCAGTTGAAAGCTATTCGCAAAGGCAACAGGAGGAGCATGCTTTTTAACGGAAAAGAATTAAAAGGACATGCCATTACTTATGAACAAATCATGCAGGGTGGTGAACTGGTATTCTTTTACTAG
- the thiM gene encoding hydroxyethylthiazole kinase, with amino-acid sequence MKEFIREQILTVRKQSPLVHSITNYVVMNNTANALLAVGASPIMAHAHSEMADMVKIVGALVINIGTLDEYWVKSMELAIGQANTLGKPWILDPVGAGATPYRDEVLKQLLELKPTIIRGNASEIMALARKNAGPTKGVDSTEESAAAVEAARYLQQEFGSVVCVSGAVDIIVGKDTTILLSNGHPLMAKVTGMGCTATALIGAFAAANPTDPFCATVSAMALLGIAGEKAAKLSNGPGSMQVNILDQLYQLTDEAVASLIKLEETHV; translated from the coding sequence ATGAAGGAGTTTATCAGGGAACAGATTTTGACTGTTCGGAAACAATCCCCGCTGGTTCACAGTATCACAAATTATGTAGTCATGAATAATACTGCCAATGCTTTGCTGGCAGTAGGTGCATCCCCCATTATGGCCCATGCCCATTCGGAAATGGCAGATATGGTGAAGATCGTAGGTGCACTCGTGATCAACATCGGTACCCTGGATGAATACTGGGTAAAGAGTATGGAACTCGCTATCGGACAAGCCAATACCCTGGGCAAACCCTGGATCCTGGACCCTGTTGGGGCAGGTGCTACGCCTTACAGGGATGAAGTATTAAAACAATTACTGGAACTGAAACCCACCATTATCCGGGGCAATGCCTCCGAGATCATGGCCCTGGCCCGTAAGAATGCAGGTCCGACCAAAGGTGTGGACAGCACGGAAGAAAGTGCAGCTGCTGTAGAAGCTGCCCGCTACCTGCAACAGGAATTCGGAAGTGTGGTATGTGTATCAGGAGCGGTAGATATCATTGTAGGTAAAGACACCACTATTTTATTATCAAACGGACACCCGCTGATGGCGAAAGTGACGGGTATGGGGTGTACAGCAACCGCACTCATTGGGGCTTTTGCAGCTGCAAATCCTACAGATCCTTTCTGTGCCACGGTTTCAGCTATGGCTCTCCTGGGTATAGCCGGGGAGAAAGCCGCAAAGCTATCCAATGGCCCGGGCAGCATGCAGGTAAACATCCTGGATCAGTTATATCAACTCACAGATGAAGCGGTGGCTTCACTCATAAAACTGGAAGAAACCCATGTTTAA
- a CDS encoding sensor histidine kinase has product MKTVGNLKIHLTASTIAGIVLFIVIRQYVHSFTTMDDEEIAFAMTVGFLGAVYTGRFLSLLFIDGRRHVSWMTLFTISLVFLVATCFSFLFIGKAIQRQDFFHDFLFPLAFLTMSLTLGMLIKLYRTRIYTHLLEARILAANSQSELQNLQSQLSPHFLFNTLNNMYGLSITSPDKVPALLLQLSDLLRYSVYDAKEMFVPLKEELNYINNYMEFEKIRIGERLHLNTMIEPFEDVGEMIAPMLLIVFIENAFKHSKNTTSEKIYIEIMIRRWSDTILFSVKNSKGETPHERSGGLGLENVRKRLSLLYPDQYDLNIQEEDKYFMVQLQLKIKHDEKDQLPDSR; this is encoded by the coding sequence ATGAAAACGGTGGGTAATCTGAAAATACATTTGACAGCCAGCACGATTGCAGGAATAGTGCTATTCATTGTAATCAGGCAATATGTACATTCGTTCACGACCATGGATGATGAGGAAATTGCTTTTGCGATGACGGTAGGATTCCTGGGGGCTGTATATACTGGCCGTTTCCTTTCCTTATTATTCATCGATGGAAGAAGGCATGTATCCTGGATGACCCTGTTCACCATCTCACTGGTCTTTTTAGTGGCCACCTGTTTCTCTTTTCTTTTTATAGGCAAGGCGATTCAGCGACAGGATTTCTTCCACGATTTCCTGTTCCCGCTGGCATTCCTGACCATGAGTCTGACCCTGGGTATGCTTATCAAACTATATCGTACCCGGATCTATACACACCTGCTGGAGGCCCGGATCCTGGCCGCCAATAGCCAGAGTGAACTGCAAAACCTGCAATCCCAGTTAAGTCCGCATTTCCTGTTCAATACGCTCAATAACATGTATGGGCTGAGTATCACTTCACCGGATAAGGTGCCTGCCCTGCTGCTGCAATTATCCGATCTGCTGCGCTACTCTGTATATGATGCCAAGGAAATGTTTGTACCTTTAAAGGAGGAGCTGAATTACATCAATAACTACATGGAGTTTGAGAAGATCAGGATAGGCGAGCGCCTGCACCTGAATACCATGATAGAACCTTTTGAAGATGTAGGGGAAATGATCGCACCAATGCTCCTGATCGTATTTATAGAAAATGCATTCAAGCATTCTAAAAATACTACCAGCGAAAAGATCTATATAGAGATCATGATCAGGCGCTGGAGCGATACCATCCTCTTCTCAGTAAAAAACTCTAAGGGAGAAACACCCCATGAACGCAGTGGAGGCCTTGGACTGGAGAATGTAAGGAAGCGCTTATCTTTGCTGTACCCTGATCAGTATGACCTGAACATTCAGGAGGAGGATAAATATTTCATGGTACAGCTACAGTTAAAAATAAAGCATGATGAGAAAGATCAATTGCCTGATAGTAGATGA
- the thiD gene encoding bifunctional hydroxymethylpyrimidine kinase/phosphomethylpyrimidine kinase: MTKYISVLTIAGSDSGGGAGIQADLKTFSALGCFGTSAITAITVQNTLGVSGIHSIPPDIVAGQIRAVMDDIQPSAIKIGMIHSPELALAIAETLKSYPDLPVVLDPVMVATSGDRLIESETIAILKEQLFPLVSLVTPNLDEAAILANIPLHNLSDMHKAADIILQTGCNAVLVKGGHLAGRELFDVYKDQQNNVQIISSQYIDTENTHGTGCTLSAAIAAYLARGEKLGTAIDKASQYIHTAIAAGQHVQTGKGHGPLNHFFAPEKLITHEME; the protein is encoded by the coding sequence ATGACAAAATATATAAGTGTGTTAACCATCGCTGGTTCTGATAGCGGGGGAGGGGCAGGCATCCAGGCAGATCTCAAAACCTTTTCTGCCCTGGGTTGCTTTGGCACATCGGCGATTACAGCAATCACAGTACAGAATACATTGGGGGTGAGTGGTATTCATAGTATTCCCCCGGATATTGTGGCAGGGCAGATCCGTGCAGTGATGGACGATATACAGCCTTCCGCAATTAAGATAGGGATGATTCATTCTCCTGAACTGGCCTTGGCAATCGCGGAGACTTTAAAAAGTTATCCGGATCTTCCCGTGGTACTCGATCCTGTTATGGTAGCTACAAGCGGAGATCGCCTGATAGAATCGGAAACTATTGCCATCCTGAAAGAGCAATTATTCCCGCTCGTATCACTGGTTACGCCTAATCTTGACGAAGCTGCTATCCTGGCAAACATACCTTTGCATAATCTTTCTGATATGCACAAAGCAGCAGATATTATCCTGCAGACGGGTTGTAATGCGGTGTTGGTAAAAGGAGGACATCTGGCGGGAAGAGAACTTTTTGATGTATACAAAGACCAGCAGAACAATGTACAGATCATATCCAGTCAGTATATAGATACAGAGAATACACATGGCACTGGTTGTACCTTGTCTGCGGCTATTGCGGCATATTTGGCAAGGGGAGAGAAATTAGGAACGGCGATTGATAAGGCCAGTCAATATATCCATACGGCAATTGCTGCAGGGCAGCATGTACAAACAGGAAAGGGCCATGGTCCTCTGAATCATTTTTTTGCACCGGAAAAATTAATCACGCATGAGATGGAGTGA
- a CDS encoding LytR/AlgR family response regulator transcription factor: MMRKINCLIVDDEPIARQIIQTYCSHFPDLHVVASCGNALEAKAIAQQEDIELIFLDINMPVLNGLAFLRTLKYQPQVIFTTAYKEYAVEAFELNATDYLLKPFSLERFIVAVDKAMEKLTSPDFTVSKKENFIFIKADGKIYKILYEDIYYAEASGNYTKIVTKQRTILPTITFSGFEELLPTHLFIRVHRSFIINKGSITHIEGNRAFINSTEIPIGSNYKEHFLKQLGL; encoded by the coding sequence ATGATGAGAAAGATCAATTGCCTGATAGTAGATGATGAGCCGATAGCCCGGCAGATCATACAAACGTATTGTAGTCATTTCCCTGATCTGCATGTCGTGGCTTCCTGCGGGAATGCACTGGAAGCAAAGGCGATTGCCCAGCAGGAAGATATTGAGTTGATCTTTCTCGATATTAATATGCCGGTATTGAATGGACTGGCATTCCTGAGAACCCTGAAGTACCAGCCACAGGTAATTTTCACCACTGCTTATAAAGAATATGCAGTAGAAGCCTTTGAGCTGAATGCAACGGATTACCTCCTGAAACCTTTCTCACTGGAAAGGTTTATTGTAGCGGTGGATAAAGCGATGGAGAAACTGACATCACCTGATTTTACAGTAAGTAAGAAAGAGAATTTCATCTTTATAAAAGCAGATGGAAAGATCTATAAAATCCTCTACGAAGATATTTACTATGCGGAAGCCAGTGGCAACTATACGAAGATCGTCACAAAGCAGCGGACCATTCTGCCTACCATCACGTTCTCTGGTTTTGAAGAGTTATTACCCACTCATTTATTTATCAGGGTGCATCGTTCATTTATCATCAATAAAGGCAGCATTACACATATAGAAGGTAACAGGGCTTTTATCAATAGCACCGAGATCCCTATTGGCAGCAATTACAAAGAGCACTTTTTGAAACAACTGGGATTGTAA
- the thiE gene encoding thiamine phosphate synthase, translated as MFNRRLYLVISEESCKGRDLVTVAKAAVKGGVDLIQLREKQLDNPAFLERALRLKEALVASRVPLIINDNLWVAQQCCAAGIHVGNSDIPPLSIRVQWPSCGILGYSIEYEKQIYTAEARASDYLALSPIFATPTKTDTVTEWKLEGISKIRALTDKPLVAIGAIHEGNAADVIKAGADCLAIVSAICGAADPEKAAAAIRLQIEKAL; from the coding sequence ATGTTTAACCGCAGATTATACCTGGTGATCAGCGAGGAATCCTGTAAGGGCAGAGACCTGGTCACCGTGGCGAAAGCCGCTGTAAAGGGAGGCGTAGATCTGATCCAGTTACGGGAAAAGCAATTGGATAACCCGGCATTTTTAGAGCGTGCATTGCGCCTGAAAGAGGCACTTGTAGCATCCAGGGTACCTTTGATCATCAATGACAATTTATGGGTAGCACAGCAATGTTGTGCTGCGGGCATCCATGTAGGCAACAGTGATATACCACCACTGAGCATCAGGGTGCAATGGCCATCCTGCGGTATATTAGGCTATTCCATCGAATATGAAAAGCAGATATATACAGCAGAAGCCAGGGCTTCAGATTACCTGGCGCTGAGCCCGATTTTTGCTACACCCACCAAAACAGATACGGTGACAGAATGGAAACTGGAAGGCATCAGCAAGATCCGTGCATTGACGGATAAGCCACTGGTAGCCATTGGGGCTATTCATGAAGGCAATGCTGCAGATGTGATCAAAGCAGGGGCTGATTGTCTGGCCATTGTATCTGCTATTTGCGGGGCCGCAGATCCTGAAAAAGCAGCAGCTGCTATTCGTCTTCAAATAGAAAAAGCATTATGA
- a CDS encoding CPBP family intramembrane glutamic endopeptidase, translating to MTQQQNPRKSIVIFLLITFAISAIFYAFIIHTAKIMGGRGAFVTGMMWSPALGAFLTSLIIKRPISALAWKWGESRYQLWSYLVPLFYSLAAYLIIWTVGWGTFYDREFVGGVAKSFGLEKLPDGFVIALYILLTASIGMVRSMSTALGEEIGWRGFLAPEMYKILGYTKTAFIVGCIWALWHLPILLFADYNSGTPAWYGFSCFSILVISGSFIFTWFRLKSGSLWTAVILHASHNLFIQAIFTPLTLTSEKTKYFYDEFGIVIPILSMLVAIYLWTRRGELPAPK from the coding sequence ATGACGCAACAACAAAATCCACGGAAATCTATCGTAATATTCCTGCTGATCACCTTTGCCATTAGTGCTATCTTTTATGCATTTATTATTCATACGGCAAAAATCATGGGTGGCAGAGGTGCATTTGTCACCGGTATGATGTGGAGCCCTGCATTAGGAGCTTTCCTTACTTCACTCATTATTAAAAGACCCATTAGTGCGCTGGCCTGGAAATGGGGAGAGTCCCGTTACCAGCTATGGAGTTACCTGGTACCCTTGTTTTATAGCCTTGCTGCTTACTTAATTATCTGGACGGTAGGATGGGGTACATTCTATGACCGGGAATTTGTAGGAGGTGTAGCCAAATCATTTGGGCTGGAAAAGTTACCCGATGGTTTTGTGATAGCCTTGTATATTCTATTGACAGCGAGCATCGGTATGGTGAGGAGTATGTCTACCGCATTGGGAGAAGAAATAGGCTGGCGGGGCTTCCTCGCTCCTGAGATGTACAAGATCCTGGGCTATACTAAGACGGCATTTATAGTAGGTTGTATTTGGGCACTCTGGCATTTACCTATCCTGCTTTTCGCGGATTATAATAGTGGTACTCCTGCATGGTATGGGTTTTCCTGCTTTTCAATACTGGTGATCAGCGGCAGTTTTATCTTCACCTGGTTTCGTCTGAAATCCGGGAGTCTATGGACGGCGGTGATTTTACATGCCAGCCATAACCTTTTTATTCAGGCCATATTTACCCCACTTACGCTGACATCAGAGAAAACTAAATACTTCTATGATGAATTTGGAATAGTAATTCCTATCTTGAGCATGTTGGTAGCTATTTATCTCTGGACAAGGAGAGGAGAGCTGCCGGCGCCAAAATAA